A region from the Hippoglossus hippoglossus isolate fHipHip1 chromosome 16, fHipHip1.pri, whole genome shotgun sequence genome encodes:
- the LOC117776451 gene encoding dynein regulatory complex subunit 2-like has product MPKKAKRGVGGKHGEKVEQTPKEKEEILKDKLQTEEKNTTVNLLKISEGWRLVLRQSRASELHKDIDILKQTFERQLEDKGNVIKGLQRDLKGAEHQWAQVRRLHLQNIEYLRALHEKQLMLLKQQWEDGLQRTNSSVKSDRKQMLAHSQMKSADLEDAKLTVEQRHQKVINEIHRLYSESIASTESAQVDRRAALVLEGVIAVNEKYRLKQDILELQHIEAKELDKLVLKTKQCIQTTDKTKRRVQKLQDCVFQLRMKLHSNKTEKEYVERDLPAARNKEKEVTYKLRDHLTQSQLVARKQLIDLTVQSNNATKKLQAVIVEGDRVLRVAEMCQKLEGKQKNVFMAPSSAEDRHRSMTEEEEAKESSEFPELWRVMRHNYATLVHRDALKKYNNDLSRENQQLRLLLCQHTGAMTARDPALGGRHPPLTVQQAPTSMDLSDTTRRQNVIGAVNVATQHDDVQ; this is encoded by the coding sequence ATGCCTAAGAAAGCAAAGCGAGGTGTAGGAGGTAAACATGGTGAGAAGGTTGAGCAGACGCccaaggagaaagaggagatcCTGAAGGACAAGTTGCAGacggaggagaaaaacacaacagtgaacCTTCTGAAGATCAGCGAAGGCTGGAGGTTGGTTCTGCGTCAGAGTAGGGCCTCCGAGCTTCATAAAGACATCGACATCCTCAAGCAGACGTTTGAGAGGCAGCTGGAGGACAAGGGCAATGTCATCAAGGGTCTGCAGCGCGACCTGAAAGGGGCGGAGCATCAGTGGGCTCAAGTGCGTCGGCTTCACCTGCAGAATATCGAGTATCTGAGGGCTCTGCATGAAAAACAGCTAATGCTTCTGAAGCAGCAGTGGGAGGACGGACTGCAGCGCACGAACTCCAGTGTCAAATCTGATAGGAAGCAGATGCTGGCACACTCTCAGATGAAGAGTGCTGATCTGGAAGATGCAAAGCTCACTGTGGAGCAACGACATCAAAAAGTGATCAATGAAATCCACAGACTGTACAGCGAAAGCATTGCATCTACCGAGAGCGCTCAAGTGGACCGGAGGGCTGCTCTGGTCCTGGAGGGTGTGATAGCGGTGAATGAGAAGTATCGACTCAAGCAGGACATTCTGGAGCTCCAGCACATAGAAGCCAAAGAACTTGACAAACTTGTCCTGAAAACCAAGCAATGCATTCAGACGACTGACAAAACCAAGAGGAGGGTCCAAAAGCTGCAGGactgtgtgtttcagctgagGATGAAGCTCCATTCTAATAAGACAGAAAAGGAGTATGTGGAGCGAGATCTGCCAGCCGCCAGAAACAAGGAGAAGGAAGTGACTTACAAGCTTCGCGATCACCTGACCCAGAGTCAATTGGTGGCGAGGAAACAGCTTATTGACCTCACCGTGCAGAGCAACAACGCCACCAAGAAACTGCAGGCTGTCATTGTCGAGGGCGACAGGGTTTTGCGTGTCGCTGAAATGTGCCAGAAGCTGGAGGGCAAGCAGAAGAACGTCTTCATGGCACCGTCTTCAGCTGAAGATCGTCACAGATCCAtgacggaggaggaagaagcaaagGAGTCGAGTGAGTTTCCAGAGTTGTGGCGTGTGATGCGACACAATTATGCCACTCTGGTGCACCGAGACGCTCTGAAGAAATACAATAATGACCTGAGCAGAGAGAACCAGCAGCTGAGGCTTCTGCTGTGTCAGCACACGGGTGCCATGACGGCCAGAGACCCCGCCCTAGGCGGACGCCATCCTCCGCTCACTGTGCAACAAGCCCCGACCTCCATGGACCTATCAGACACCACCAGACGCCAGAATGTCATTGGGGCCGTTAACGTCGCCACACAACACGATGACGTGCAGTAA